The following are from one region of the Phycisphaeraceae bacterium genome:
- a CDS encoding DUF1559 domain-containing protein, with the protein MNATMSRVSVNARAGFSLIDLLVSIVIIGLLMAIMLPVLTHAAEASRRVACRSNVRQMGLGLALYAEDNNGQLPRSEFAAGATPDTYRPHQMMLLHAGKGPGDWDGLGWLYAADYLRTPTLYYCPSHRGMHSFQNYEVAWLNNSVAIVGNYHFRALVGPVYLTDLSPNMALISDGMRTAQDFNHTIGANVLLADLSVAWAADPDGSILQSLPRTEADATAAEAVARAWHILEDGNDGRFPGLPWNPNTPTGPGNAQGLGAHLR; encoded by the coding sequence ATGAACGCGACCATGTCGCGCGTGTCTGTCAATGCACGCGCCGGCTTCTCGCTCATCGATCTGCTCGTTTCGATCGTCATCATCGGTCTGCTGATGGCGATCATGCTGCCCGTGCTCACCCACGCGGCCGAGGCCTCTCGCCGCGTCGCCTGTCGCTCCAACGTTCGACAGATGGGTCTTGGCCTCGCGCTCTACGCCGAGGACAACAACGGGCAGCTCCCTCGCAGCGAATTCGCCGCCGGCGCAACCCCCGACACCTATCGCCCCCACCAGATGATGCTCCTCCACGCCGGCAAGGGCCCTGGCGACTGGGATGGGCTCGGCTGGCTCTACGCCGCGGATTACCTGCGGACCCCCACGCTCTACTACTGCCCGAGCCATCGAGGCATGCACTCGTTCCAGAACTACGAGGTCGCCTGGCTGAACAACTCCGTCGCGATCGTCGGCAACTACCACTTCCGCGCATTGGTCGGGCCGGTGTACCTCACCGATCTCTCCCCCAACATGGCGCTGATCTCCGACGGCATGCGCACCGCGCAGGACTTCAACCACACCATCGGCGCCAACGTGCTCCTCGCCGACCTCTCGGTCGCGTGGGCCGCCGATCCGGACGGGTCCATCCTCCAGTCGCTCCCGCGCACCGAGGCAGACGCCACCGCCGCTGAAGCGGTCGCCCGCGCGTGGCACATCCTCGAGGACGGCAACGACGGTCGCTTCCCGGGCCTTCCCTGGAACCCCAACACCCCGACCGGCCCAGGCAATGCGCAAGGCCTCGGCGCGCACCTGCGCTGA
- a CDS encoding sigma-70 family RNA polymerase sigma factor, with amino-acid sequence MSDRAAQLDADYELMQRVSLDDESAVSELYDRFGPLVYRMAYQMMPTRSDAEDAVQEVFVRLWRTAGRYDPKRAALVTWVMMLSRRILVDRLRRQKARIKASTLSDAMPPQASGEVVGEGVERDERFAALMKKIEQLPELQRIVVTRSYLDGMTLRQIGIELNKPLGTIKSALSRALVRLRERGSGEEMAA; translated from the coding sequence ATGAGTGATCGGGCCGCCCAACTCGACGCGGACTACGAGCTGATGCAGCGCGTCAGCTTGGACGATGAGTCCGCGGTCAGCGAGCTATACGACCGTTTTGGTCCGTTGGTCTATCGCATGGCGTATCAGATGATGCCCACGCGGTCCGACGCGGAAGACGCGGTCCAGGAAGTGTTTGTCCGGCTCTGGCGGACCGCGGGTCGGTACGACCCCAAGCGTGCGGCGCTGGTGACCTGGGTGATGATGTTGTCGCGGCGCATCCTTGTCGATCGTCTGCGGCGCCAGAAAGCGCGGATCAAGGCGTCCACACTCAGCGACGCGATGCCTCCCCAGGCGTCCGGCGAGGTGGTGGGCGAAGGCGTGGAGCGCGACGAACGGTTCGCCGCGCTGATGAAGAAGATCGAACAGTTGCCCGAATTGCAGCGGATCGTTGTCACCCGTTCGTACCTCGACGGTATGACCCTGCGGCAGATCGGGATTGAGTTGAACAAGCCTCTGGGAACGATCAAATCTGCCTTGAGTCGCGCGCTCGTGCGTCTCAGGGAGAGGGGGAGTGGCGAGGAGATGGCGGCATGA